Proteins encoded together in one Salarchaeum sp. JOR-1 window:
- a CDS encoding DUF5785 family protein, producing MDDMYDPSGRDWPHDPDGEEGSEGGRQYGMAVLSKKVDEDEDFPLRTDAFVEEYGDDPVRINYEKVVSVSEIFEHVEPEEFETKVEFWKKVGDGMRAGDLWDFQPQA from the coding sequence ATGGACGACATGTACGACCCGTCGGGCCGGGACTGGCCGCACGACCCGGACGGCGAGGAGGGTAGCGAGGGCGGACGCCAGTACGGGATGGCCGTCCTGTCGAAGAAGGTCGACGAGGACGAGGACTTCCCGCTTCGGACGGACGCGTTCGTCGAGGAGTACGGCGACGACCCCGTCCGCATCAACTACGAGAAGGTCGTCTCGGTGTCCGAGATCTTCGAGCACGTCGAACCCGAGGAGTTCGAGACGAAGGTGGAGTTCTGGAAGAAGGTCGGTGACGGGATGCGGGCGGGCGACCTCTGGGACTTCCAGCCGCAGGCCTAG
- the udk gene encoding uridine kinase, translating to MTIPSFAIGIAGGTGAGKTTVAREITENVGEAVTRVPLDNYYEDLSHMSFEERADANYDHPDAFEWNLLHSHLDRLLSGQAVEMPQYDFSEHVRQDERVTVEPTDVIVLEGILALYDERVNDMLDLHIYVETDADVRILRRIDRDVLERGRELEGVMEQYLSTVKPMHEQFVEPTKKHADIIIPEGANSVAVNLLEEKVQAETGAFAEWAAREAENQL from the coding sequence ATGACCATTCCCTCGTTCGCCATCGGCATCGCTGGCGGAACGGGCGCGGGGAAGACGACCGTCGCCCGCGAAATCACGGAGAACGTCGGCGAAGCCGTCACCCGTGTCCCCCTCGACAACTACTACGAGGATCTCAGTCACATGAGCTTCGAGGAGCGCGCGGACGCCAACTACGACCACCCCGACGCGTTCGAGTGGAACCTCCTCCACAGCCACCTCGACCGCCTCCTCTCCGGGCAAGCCGTCGAGATGCCGCAGTACGACTTCAGCGAACACGTCCGGCAGGACGAACGCGTCACCGTCGAACCCACGGACGTCATCGTCTTGGAAGGAATTCTCGCGCTCTACGACGAGCGCGTGAACGACATGCTCGACCTCCACATCTACGTCGAGACCGACGCCGACGTGCGCATCCTCCGCCGCATCGACCGCGACGTGCTCGAACGCGGCCGCGAGCTCGAAGGCGTGATGGAGCAGTACCTCTCCACGGTGAAACCGATGCACGAACAGTTCGTCGAACCGACGAAGAAGCACGCCGACATCATCATTCCCGAGGGCGCGAACTCCGTCGCGGTGAACCTCCTCGAGGAGAAAGTGCAAGCCGAAACGGGCGCGTTCGCGGAGTGGGCGGCCCGCGAAGCCGAAAACCAGCTCTAG
- a CDS encoding CBS domain-containing protein translates to MNGVPVREVMDRDYVGVSESDSLDAAVRTIREADATGALVLRGGDAVGYLSTSDVLDHLADAGALDGAVGDAMTDVPPSLRPEAAVEDAATRLTSANTRHVVVANGEGVLGLVDATDLVRGGPEPAASPRAQEAPESATPDDRVGEPDDTYSHRSVCEVCGALADGLSNVNGRLVCADCRTV, encoded by the coding sequence ATGAATGGTGTGCCCGTGCGGGAGGTGATGGATCGCGACTACGTCGGCGTGAGCGAATCGGACAGCCTCGACGCCGCCGTGCGAACCATCCGGGAGGCGGACGCGACCGGCGCGCTCGTCCTCCGCGGCGGCGACGCCGTCGGCTACCTCTCGACGAGCGACGTGCTCGACCACCTCGCGGACGCGGGCGCGCTCGACGGCGCTGTCGGGGACGCGATGACGGACGTCCCGCCGTCCCTCCGCCCCGAGGCCGCCGTCGAGGACGCCGCGACCCGTCTCACGTCCGCGAACACCCGGCACGTCGTCGTCGCGAACGGCGAGGGCGTGCTCGGTCTCGTGGACGCAACCGACCTCGTTCGCGGCGGCCCCGAACCCGCCGCGTCACCGCGGGCCCAGGAGGCACCCGAGTCCGCCACGCCCGACGACCGAGTCGGCGAACCGGACGACACGTACTCCCACCGGAGCGTCTGCGAGGTCTGCGGCGCGCTCGCGGACGGCCTCTCGAACGTGAACGGGCGACTCGTTTGCGCGGACTGCCGAACGGTATAA
- a CDS encoding phosphoglycerate kinase gives MAIRTLDDLDAAGTTVGVRVDINSPLANDRSLADDARLRAHVETLDELLDRGARVAVLAHQGRPGGDEFARLEPHAERLDELLSGPVSYCDATFTVGARDAIGALDDGEAVLLENTRFYSEEYMEFDPERASETFLVERLSPALDAYVNDAFAAAHRSQPSLVGFPPVLDAYAGRVMEAELDVLGSVNDQPDPRVDIVGGAKVADSIDVVRHVLEHDLATEVLTTGVVANVFMLAASVDIGDASAAFVREEGYWDQVERAATLLDGHRDRVRLPVDVAVERDGERTELDRDTLPPRENESVMDIGHGTIEAYSRVVADAGTVVLNGPAGVFEDAVFADGTRELFTAVAESDAYSIVGGGDSAAAIRRFGIEGFDHVSTGGGAALRMLTGEPLPAVDALDQ, from the coding sequence ATGGCGATTCGGACTCTCGACGACCTCGACGCCGCCGGGACGACAGTCGGCGTGCGCGTCGACATCAACAGCCCGCTCGCGAACGACCGCTCGCTCGCGGACGACGCCCGCCTGCGCGCGCACGTCGAGACGCTCGACGAACTCCTCGACCGTGGTGCCCGCGTCGCCGTGCTCGCCCACCAGGGCCGGCCCGGCGGCGACGAGTTCGCCCGCCTCGAACCCCACGCCGAACGCCTCGACGAACTGCTCTCGGGGCCGGTGTCGTACTGCGACGCCACCTTCACCGTCGGCGCGCGCGACGCTATCGGGGCGCTCGACGACGGCGAGGCCGTCCTCCTGGAGAACACGCGGTTCTACAGCGAGGAGTACATGGAGTTCGACCCCGAGCGCGCGAGCGAGACGTTCCTCGTCGAGCGGCTCTCGCCCGCGCTCGACGCGTACGTGAACGACGCGTTCGCGGCCGCACACCGCAGTCAGCCGAGCCTCGTCGGCTTCCCGCCCGTCCTCGACGCCTACGCGGGCCGAGTGATGGAGGCGGAACTCGACGTTCTCGGCAGCGTGAACGACCAGCCCGACCCCCGCGTCGACATCGTCGGCGGCGCGAAGGTCGCGGACTCCATCGACGTGGTGCGCCACGTCCTCGAACACGACCTCGCGACCGAAGTCCTCACCACGGGCGTCGTCGCGAACGTGTTCATGCTCGCCGCGAGCGTCGATATCGGGGACGCGAGCGCCGCGTTCGTCCGCGAGGAAGGCTACTGGGATCAGGTCGAACGCGCAGCCACGCTGCTCGACGGCCACCGCGACCGCGTCCGCCTCCCCGTCGACGTGGCGGTCGAGCGGGACGGCGAGCGAACGGAACTCGACCGAGACACCCTTCCGCCGCGCGAGAACGAGTCCGTGATGGACATCGGCCACGGCACAATCGAGGCTTATTCTCGCGTCGTCGCGGACGCCGGAACCGTCGTGTTGAACGGGCCCGCGGGCGTGTTCGAGGACGCCGTGTTCGCGGACGGCACCCGCGAACTGTTCACCGCGGTCGCGGAGTCCGACGCGTACAGCATCGTCGGCGGCGGAGACAGCGCGGCCGCGATTCGCCGATTCGGCATCGAGGGCTTCGATCACGTCAGCACGGGCGGCGGCGCCGCGCTCCGCATGCTCACCGGCGAACCCCTGCCCGCGGTGGACGCGCTCGACCAGTGA
- a CDS encoding GNAT family N-acetyltransferase: MTTIEAATTDDLDALVEQWAALVEGQRRHGTHLLAAENRNAARGVLGQRIAADQLRVARDGDGRLGFATYYLEDGLYDQDATRGIVENVYVDPPHRNQGIGSRLLDAAETELEARGADTLAIAVMADNDAARGLYESRGYAAHRVILEKPAENDTHTNPES, encoded by the coding sequence GTGACCACCATCGAGGCCGCGACCACCGACGACCTGGACGCCCTCGTCGAGCAGTGGGCGGCGCTCGTCGAAGGCCAGCGCCGCCACGGCACCCACCTGCTCGCCGCCGAGAACCGGAACGCCGCCCGCGGCGTCCTCGGCCAACGCATCGCCGCCGACCAGCTTCGCGTCGCCCGCGACGGCGACGGCCGTCTCGGATTCGCGACCTACTACCTCGAAGACGGACTCTACGACCAGGACGCCACCCGCGGCATCGTCGAGAACGTCTACGTCGACCCTCCGCACCGAAACCAGGGCATCGGCTCCCGACTCCTCGACGCCGCCGAAACCGAACTCGAAGCCCGCGGCGCGGACACGCTCGCCATCGCTGTCATGGCCGACAACGACGCCGCCCGCGGACTCTACGAATCCCGGGGGTACGCAGCCCACCGCGTCATCCTGGAAAAACCGGCGGAAAACGATACCCACACAAACCCCGAGAGCTAA
- a CDS encoding DUF4177 domain-containing protein translates to MSREWEYETLRPPRGATQKEAEDPKEALNKLGADGWELVDTIDYADGGTKFLVLKRPVDR, encoded by the coding sequence ATGTCACGGGAGTGGGAGTACGAGACGCTGCGTCCGCCGCGCGGCGCGACGCAGAAGGAAGCCGAAGACCCGAAAGAGGCGTTGAACAAACTCGGCGCGGACGGCTGGGAGCTCGTCGACACCATCGACTACGCGGACGGCGGGACGAAGTTTCTCGTCCTCAAGCGCCCGGTGGACCGATGA